The Methylomusa anaerophila genome has a segment encoding these proteins:
- the metK gene encoding methionine adenosyltransferase: MTKKSVLFTSESVTEGHPDKIADQISDSVLDAIIAQDPMGRVACETLITTGLVHVVGEITTNCYVDIPKIVRETVKSIGYTRAKFGFDAETCGVLTSIDEQSLDIALGVDRALEAKQGEMDAIEAIGAGDQGMMFGYATNETPEYMPLPISLAHKLARRLSEVRKNGDLAYLRPDGKTQVTVEYVDGKPVRIDTIIVSTQHSPDVDQKTIEQDLITKVITPIVPHELLDAQTKYYINPTGRFVVGGPQGDAGLTGRKIIVDTYGGMARHGGGAFSGKDPTKVDRSAAYAARYVAKNVVAAGLADKCEIQLAYAIGIARPVSVMVETFGTAKIDEDQIVELINKHFDLRPAGIIQSLDLRRPIYRQTAAYGHFGRTDVDLPWERTNKAEILRKEANI, translated from the coding sequence GCACAGGATCCTATGGGTCGCGTGGCTTGCGAAACATTAATAACAACCGGATTAGTCCACGTTGTTGGTGAAATCACTACAAATTGCTATGTTGATATCCCGAAAATTGTACGTGAAACAGTAAAAAGCATTGGTTATACCAGGGCTAAATTCGGGTTTGACGCTGAAACCTGCGGCGTGCTCACTTCAATTGATGAGCAATCTTTAGATATTGCGCTTGGTGTAGATAGAGCACTGGAAGCCAAACAGGGAGAAATGGATGCCATTGAAGCGATCGGCGCCGGTGACCAGGGAATGATGTTTGGTTATGCAACAAACGAGACGCCGGAATATATGCCTCTGCCGATTTCGTTGGCGCATAAGCTAGCCCGCCGCCTCTCCGAAGTTCGTAAAAACGGCGATTTAGCTTACCTTCGTCCCGATGGAAAGACGCAAGTCACTGTAGAATACGTAGACGGAAAACCGGTTAGAATCGACACCATCATTGTGTCTACACAACATAGTCCGGATGTTGACCAAAAGACCATTGAGCAGGATCTGATCACCAAAGTGATTACTCCCATTGTGCCCCATGAACTTCTTGACGCCCAAACAAAATATTATATTAATCCTACCGGCAGATTTGTAGTGGGTGGACCTCAAGGTGATGCCGGTCTTACCGGCCGTAAAATCATTGTAGACACATACGGTGGTATGGCCCGCCATGGCGGCGGAGCATTTTCCGGTAAAGATCCAACAAAAGTAGACCGCTCCGCAGCTTATGCCGCCCGTTATGTGGCAAAAAACGTTGTTGCTGCCGGTCTGGCTGATAAATGTGAAATACAACTTGCTTATGCCATTGGTATCGCCCGTCCTGTTTCTGTTATGGTAGAAACTTTCGGGACGGCCAAAATTGATGAAGACCAAATTGTAGAATTAATTAATAAGCACTTTGATTTAAGACCAGCAGGCATCATTCAATCCTTGGATCTTCGGCGCCCAATCTATAGGCAAACAGCGGCGTACGGCCATTTTGGCCGTACAGACGTTGATTTACCGTGGGAGCGTACTAATAAAGCTGAAATTCTACGCAAAGAAGCCAATATCTAA
- a CDS encoding heavy-metal-associated domain-containing protein, whose product MADQNTLNRSVFRVGGLKGDHCRERIEHTLSHLHGVVSVKIDLTGKQVSVDYDSSVTPSGYIEETLQSLGYSIQE is encoded by the coding sequence TTGGCTGATCAAAATACCTTAAACCGTTCAGTGTTCCGCGTCGGCGGCCTAAAAGGCGATCATTGCCGCGAGCGCATAGAACATACCCTATCCCATTTACACGGCGTTGTATCAGTAAAGATTGATCTAACTGGTAAACAAGTCTCTGTCGATTATGACTCATCTGTAACGCCCAGCGGCTACATTGAAGAAACCCTACAATCCCTTGGCTACTCGATTCAAGAATAA
- the priA gene encoding primosomal protein N' encodes MKKIAQVIVNIPTRNIDKAFSYIIPDHYAYIDIGWRVIVPFGQRTVEGFIINISDISERDETALKPITDILDDFAWFGNHMLKTAEWLAEYYLTSLAESYRMFIPGKAGVKTQELYKIADSVSEVQLAELKEASKDNDNKDNFKIIEHIYKKGPLKLSELRKEFRHTISDSSLEDIIKSLLRQKILCKHSKIYKSGLPRLTTVYSLAVDAATAINTINATSKRKPAQLRLIEELLKYNSLDSSQLRQLSITLDTVKRLVKLGLIHTKQVQIIRDSYADREFSAPKLKPTQDQEQVLGQIIPAILEKKFKSFLLRGVTGSGKTQVYIEAVRTARNLGRQAIVLVPEIALTSQIVSRFKAAFNNDVVVIHSRLSLGERYDAWQRLRCNQAGIVIGARSAIFTPADNLGLIVIDEEHEFTYKQEEAPRYHAKEVALTRAKFSEAVVILGSATPSVETYFQALQGEHSLVCLTRRIDSVPLPPVTVVDMRNELAQGRRGVISPAMQDMLSETFSKGEQAVILLNRRGYSTFIMCRECGHVIKCHHCDIAMVYHAANTSLRCHYCQERQAIPDCCPVCGSRYIRYFGTGTQKVEETLTQLFPQAKIARMDQDTTSGKTSHEKILSDFAKGSYDILLGTQMVAKGHDIKNVTAVGIISADTALNLPDFRAAERTFSLITQAAGRAGRGNRPGKVVLQTYNPEHFGILSASTHDYETFFRSEIKLREQLDYPPFTQLINICVLSKDNTEADSQAKAIVAELKCTLRGLNHTSIIGPFPAPISKKKDVYRINILLKTRQLSEVRNRLSELKLHTRKGIIIDVDPLNVL; translated from the coding sequence ATGAAAAAGATTGCCCAAGTCATAGTCAATATACCTACACGCAATATTGATAAAGCGTTTTCTTACATCATTCCGGATCATTATGCTTATATTGATATAGGTTGGCGGGTCATAGTACCATTCGGTCAACGCACTGTGGAAGGGTTTATAATTAATATATCGGATATATCGGAAAGGGATGAAACTGCTTTAAAACCGATCACTGACATTCTGGACGATTTCGCCTGGTTTGGCAATCACATGCTTAAAACTGCCGAATGGTTGGCCGAGTATTATTTAACTTCTTTAGCTGAATCTTATAGAATGTTTATTCCTGGAAAAGCAGGGGTAAAGACTCAGGAGTTGTACAAGATTGCCGACAGTGTCAGTGAAGTACAACTGGCTGAACTTAAGGAGGCAAGCAAGGATAATGATAATAAGGATAATTTTAAGATAATTGAACACATATATAAAAAAGGACCGCTGAAATTATCGGAATTAAGAAAGGAATTTAGGCACACAATCAGCGATTCTTCTTTAGAAGATATAATTAAATCTTTACTGCGCCAGAAAATACTCTGTAAACACAGTAAAATATATAAATCCGGTCTTCCGCGCCTTACCACGGTATACTCACTTGCTGTAGATGCGGCAACAGCTATTAATACCATTAACGCCACTTCAAAAAGAAAGCCGGCTCAACTCCGGTTAATTGAAGAGCTCCTTAAGTACAACAGCCTTGACAGCAGTCAATTGCGTCAATTAAGCATCACCCTTGATACTGTCAAAAGACTGGTCAAATTAGGACTGATCCATACCAAGCAAGTCCAGATAATCCGTGATAGTTATGCAGACAGAGAATTTTCCGCGCCCAAACTTAAGCCCACCCAAGACCAGGAACAGGTCCTGGGCCAAATAATACCCGCTATATTAGAAAAAAAATTTAAATCATTTCTTCTTCGCGGCGTCACAGGCAGCGGGAAAACACAAGTGTATATAGAAGCAGTACGTACTGCCAGAAACTTAGGAAGGCAAGCAATTGTTCTTGTTCCGGAAATTGCCTTAACCAGTCAAATTGTCTCCCGTTTTAAGGCAGCCTTTAATAATGATGTTGTCGTTATTCACAGTAGATTATCCCTGGGGGAAAGATATGATGCCTGGCAACGGTTGCGATGTAATCAAGCCGGTATTGTAATTGGAGCAAGATCCGCCATATTTACACCGGCAGACAATTTGGGCTTAATCGTTATTGACGAAGAACACGAATTTACATACAAACAAGAAGAAGCACCCAGATACCATGCCAAAGAGGTGGCTTTAACCCGGGCGAAGTTTTCAGAAGCTGTAGTGATCTTAGGAAGTGCCACTCCTTCAGTAGAAACATATTTTCAAGCATTGCAAGGTGAGCATAGTCTTGTTTGTCTAACCAGAAGAATTGACAGCGTTCCCCTCCCACCCGTTACGGTTGTAGACATGCGAAATGAATTAGCGCAAGGAAGGCGGGGAGTTATCTCGCCGGCCATGCAAGATATGCTTAGTGAAACATTTTCCAAGGGTGAGCAAGCTGTAATTCTTCTTAATCGCCGCGGCTATTCCACTTTCATTATGTGTCGTGAATGCGGTCACGTCATTAAATGTCACCACTGTGATATCGCCATGGTGTATCACGCAGCAAATACTTCCTTACGTTGCCATTACTGCCAGGAACGTCAGGCAATCCCTGACTGCTGCCCGGTATGCGGCAGTCGATATATTCGCTATTTCGGCACTGGTACCCAAAAAGTTGAAGAGACTCTAACCCAATTGTTCCCCCAGGCGAAAATAGCAAGAATGGATCAGGATACGACCAGCGGCAAGACGTCTCATGAAAAAATACTCAGTGACTTTGCAAAAGGAAGCTATGACATCTTATTAGGAACCCAAATGGTAGCCAAAGGACATGATATAAAAAATGTTACAGCAGTTGGTATCATATCGGCAGACACTGCTCTCAATCTACCTGACTTTAGAGCCGCTGAAAGAACTTTTTCGCTTATCACACAAGCCGCCGGCAGAGCGGGAAGAGGCAATAGACCGGGTAAAGTGGTTTTGCAAACATATAACCCGGAACATTTCGGGATTCTATCTGCATCCACACATGATTATGAAACTTTTTTCAGATCAGAAATTAAACTGCGTGAACAGCTTGATTACCCGCCATTCACACAGTTGATAAATATATGTGTTCTTTCTAAAGACAATACTGAGGCGGACTCTCAGGCTAAAGCAATTGTTGCTGAACTTAAATGCACATTACGTGGTTTAAATCATACGTCAATAATTGGCCCTTTTCCTGCTCCTATAAGTAAAAAGAAAGATGTTTACCGAATCAATATTCTGCTAAAGACCAGGCAATTGAGTGAAGTTAGAAACCGGTTGTCAGAACTCAAGCTACACACGCGAAAAGGTATAATTATTGATGTTGATCCATTAAATGTATTGTAA
- the def gene encoding peptide deformylase: MAIMDIKKAGDSVLKNVSAPVGKIDKKIKQLLDDMGKTMYEADGVGLAAPQVGISLRLIVIDVGEGILELINPEILEYEGSNLGTEGCLSIPGMYGEVERYAKVTVEALDRSGKKVRISGDGLLARALQHEIDHLNGILFIERAKSVFKEKDKEQS; encoded by the coding sequence ATGGCAATAATGGATATTAAAAAAGCCGGAGACAGCGTTCTGAAAAATGTTTCAGCTCCGGTTGGCAAAATTGATAAAAAAATTAAGCAGCTTCTCGATGATATGGGCAAAACAATGTATGAGGCGGACGGAGTAGGCCTAGCTGCTCCCCAAGTAGGGATATCCCTTCGTCTAATTGTAATTGACGTCGGCGAGGGTATCCTCGAACTTATTAATCCCGAAATCCTTGAGTATGAAGGAAGCAACTTAGGAACCGAAGGATGCTTAAGTATTCCCGGAATGTACGGAGAAGTAGAAAGATATGCTAAAGTTACGGTTGAGGCACTAGACCGGAGCGGCAAAAAAGTTAGAATCAGTGGTGACGGTTTATTGGCTCGCGCTCTGCAACACGAAATTGATCACCTTAACGGCATCCTGTTTATTGAACGTGCCAAGAGCGTATTTAAGGAGAAAGATAAGGAGCAAAGCTAA
- the fmt gene encoding methionyl-tRNA formyltransferase, translated as MAALRTVFMGTPDFAVPCLNMLVNENYDIASVVTQPDRPKGRGQKLAFSPVKEAALAYNLTLWQPAKIKSDEFIRQLEEARPDVIVVVAFGQLLPKKILALPPLGCINVHASLLPEYRGAAPIHWAVINGETQSGITTMYMDAGLDTGDMILKAEIPIAPDDTTGRLHDKLKELGAKLLSETLKLMALGKVPRQAQDNSKATYAPLLTREIEKINWQMPAPSIHNLVRGLNPWPGAYCCHNEKKLKVWQTKVANTDSMCSMPGRIAALGSEGIIVETGKGLLELVEVQPESKRKMKAWECVRGYCLDVGTFLG; from the coding sequence ATGGCGGCCTTACGAACCGTATTCATGGGTACTCCCGATTTTGCCGTTCCCTGCCTTAATATGTTGGTAAATGAAAATTACGATATTGCGTCAGTGGTTACGCAACCTGACCGGCCAAAGGGAAGAGGGCAGAAACTAGCCTTTTCCCCTGTGAAAGAAGCGGCTTTAGCATACAATTTAACACTCTGGCAACCCGCAAAGATTAAATCTGATGAATTTATCCGCCAACTGGAAGAGGCGAGGCCGGATGTCATCGTCGTCGTAGCCTTTGGTCAATTGCTGCCGAAAAAAATCCTGGCTTTACCTCCTCTTGGCTGCATCAACGTCCATGCTTCATTGCTGCCTGAGTACCGTGGGGCAGCCCCGATTCATTGGGCGGTGATCAATGGTGAAACACAGTCCGGAATAACTACCATGTATATGGACGCAGGCTTAGACACAGGTGATATGATTCTAAAGGCGGAAATCCCAATTGCTCCTGACGACACTACAGGCAGATTGCATGACAAACTGAAGGAGTTAGGAGCCAAGCTGCTTTCCGAAACGCTGAAACTCATGGCATTAGGCAAGGTCCCGCGCCAGGCCCAGGACAACAGCAAGGCGACTTATGCCCCCTTATTAACTCGCGAAATTGAAAAAATCAATTGGCAAATGCCTGCACCATCAATTCATAATTTAGTCCGCGGATTAAACCCCTGGCCAGGGGCTTATTGCTGCCATAATGAAAAAAAGCTAAAAGTCTGGCAGACAAAAGTTGCCAATACCGATTCAATGTGCTCAATGCCAGGGCGAATTGCAGCACTCGGCAGTGAAGGAATTATTGTGGAAACAGGCAAGGGTTTGTTGGAACTTGTTGAAGTACAGCCTGAATCCAAGCGTAAAATGAAAGCATGGGAATGCGTTCGTGGTTATTGTTTAGATGTGGGAACCTTTTTAGGGTAA
- a CDS encoding DUF116 domain-containing protein has translation MIEAVPRPKKRLFLTLILLSLFLAALSTYGLWIVSSPGLSNISAYLPLILGTLLAVAILAIASGVVGIILAILGFPTLGIFQGLAWSAINLLFPLAIRIGKVFEVDKERVERSFIEVSNHLVLKKQIKVTPDRLLLLTPHCIQQETCPHKITRNVANCHHCGQCQVGDLSEMAKSYGVNLAVVTGGTLARKIIKSLRPKAVLAIACERDLTSGIQDVFPLPVIGVLNERPYGPCCNTRVDLKKVEKAIQSFLAEKQ, from the coding sequence GTGATAGAAGCAGTTCCGCGCCCCAAAAAAAGATTATTTCTGACCTTAATTTTGCTGAGTTTATTCTTAGCTGCTTTGTCAACTTACGGCCTTTGGATTGTGAGTTCTCCCGGTTTGTCTAACATTAGCGCCTATCTCCCCTTAATTCTCGGTACATTGCTCGCGGTAGCAATTTTAGCTATTGCCAGCGGAGTTGTGGGTATAATATTGGCAATTCTCGGATTTCCCACATTAGGGATCTTCCAGGGTTTGGCCTGGTCGGCCATTAATCTCCTCTTCCCGTTAGCTATCCGTATTGGAAAAGTTTTTGAAGTGGATAAAGAGCGGGTCGAAAGATCATTCATTGAGGTAAGCAATCATCTCGTACTGAAAAAACAGATTAAAGTGACGCCGGACAGACTTTTGCTTCTCACGCCTCATTGTATTCAGCAAGAAACATGCCCCCACAAAATTACTCGTAATGTGGCGAATTGCCATCACTGCGGTCAATGTCAAGTCGGTGACTTATCTGAAATGGCTAAATCATACGGAGTTAACTTAGCAGTCGTAACCGGCGGAACGTTAGCCCGCAAAATCATTAAGTCATTACGCCCCAAGGCTGTGCTGGCCATTGCTTGCGAGCGTGACCTAACCAGCGGCATACAAGACGTTTTTCCGCTACCGGTCATTGGCGTTTTAAACGAGCGTCCTTATGGTCCCTGTTGCAATACGCGGGTGGATTTAAAAAAAGTGGAGAAGGCAATACAGAGTTTTTTGGCAGAAAAACAATAA
- the rsmB gene encoding 16S rRNA (cytosine(967)-C(5))-methyltransferase RsmB: protein MSWKNSKNGRKVDAREVALRVINAVDIEGAYANIALAQEINRLTKTGELNNQDRKFLTELVYGTIKAGNTLDWLLEHYLSRPLNKITPIIRNILRLGMYQLFFLTKVPPSAACNQSVELAKKYGHAGTVKLVNAVLRNAARNPEKAVYPNKDEMPVEYLALKYFHPDWLVKRWLDRLGFESCEDLCKTNNCNPPLSIRTNTTRIGRETLLARLENEGVVAEPSAWTPEGIVCHEYPALMSLSSLQAGLFQVQDESSMLVGHILDPKAGEFIIDACGAPGGKSTHIASLMSNQGRVLSTDIYPHKLAITEENAKRLGLTIIETQTLDATNLGTTFPAQADRVLVDVPCSGLGVLRRKPDSRWRKSESMLKELPKLQTAILSSCAQCVKPGGILVYSTCTTEPEENSQVINSFLHTHPEFALEKTGRYLPIQKRSDDMVQLWPHIDGIDGFFIARMTRLK, encoded by the coding sequence ATGTCTTGGAAAAATAGTAAAAATGGAAGAAAAGTTGATGCACGGGAAGTAGCTCTCCGGGTTATTAATGCCGTTGATATTGAAGGCGCATATGCTAATATTGCTTTGGCCCAGGAGATTAACCGGCTAACCAAAACCGGCGAGTTGAACAACCAGGATCGTAAGTTTCTCACCGAACTGGTTTACGGCACAATTAAAGCCGGTAATACGCTGGATTGGCTACTGGAGCATTACCTCAGCCGGCCGCTTAATAAAATCACTCCCATAATACGTAACATTTTACGACTCGGGATGTATCAGCTGTTCTTTTTGACCAAGGTACCACCATCTGCCGCCTGTAACCAGTCGGTAGAACTGGCTAAAAAGTACGGTCATGCCGGAACGGTAAAGCTTGTTAACGCAGTTTTAAGAAATGCCGCCCGAAACCCGGAAAAGGCGGTTTATCCCAACAAAGATGAAATGCCGGTAGAATATCTGGCGTTAAAATATTTTCATCCTGATTGGCTAGTAAAAAGATGGCTTGATCGCCTGGGATTTGAAAGTTGTGAAGATCTCTGCAAGACAAATAACTGCAACCCGCCTTTGTCAATTCGCACCAATACAACCAGGATCGGACGCGAAACGCTGTTAGCCCGCTTAGAAAACGAAGGTGTGGTTGCCGAGCCTTCAGCTTGGACGCCGGAAGGAATTGTCTGCCATGAATACCCGGCGCTAATGTCTCTTAGCTCTCTGCAAGCAGGACTATTTCAAGTGCAAGATGAAAGCTCAATGCTGGTGGGACACATTCTCGACCCTAAAGCAGGTGAATTTATTATTGACGCCTGTGGCGCTCCCGGGGGGAAAAGTACTCATATTGCTTCCCTCATGTCCAATCAAGGCCGGGTGCTTTCTACCGATATCTACCCGCATAAGCTTGCGATTACCGAAGAGAACGCTAAGCGGCTCGGTCTGACAATTATCGAAACACAAACACTGGATGCAACTAATTTAGGTACAACATTTCCGGCACAAGCAGACCGCGTCCTTGTCGACGTTCCGTGTTCGGGACTAGGCGTCTTACGGCGCAAACCTGATTCCCGTTGGCGAAAATCGGAAAGTATGCTAAAGGAACTACCCAAATTGCAAACTGCAATATTGAGCAGCTGTGCCCAATGCGTTAAGCCTGGCGGCATATTAGTGTATAGTACTTGTACAACTGAACCGGAAGAAAACTCACAGGTTATTAATTCTTTTTTACATACTCATCCGGAATTTGCACTGGAAAAAACCGGGCGGTATCTTCCCATCCAGAAGCGTTCTGATGACATGGTTCAATTATGGCCGCATATTGATGGTATTGACGGCTTTTTTATCGCGCGCATGACCCGACTTAAGTAA
- the rlmN gene encoding 23S rRNA (adenine(2503)-C(2))-methyltransferase RlmN, translating to MVPDKSDLFGLFADEIAAKIKPLGLEKYRGQQIAEWMYLRGVNTFADMTNIPKAKRLLLDSNFIIGSVSVIAEQHSADGLTSKFLLSFADDLAVETVLMRQPYGNSVCVSSQVGCAMGCTFCASTLSGVARNLSGGEILSQVLYVNHLLAQQQEKVDSIVIMGAGEPLANYDNVLRFIRLLHEKYCLNLSYRSITLSTAGLTPEIDRLGNEGLPITLSISLHAPNNKLRSQLMPINNRYPIESLLAAADRYVNRTGRRITYEYILIKGVNDRPGHARDLARILKGKLANVNLIPVNPVPERGLLRPYASEITCFEQILQEKYINVSIRKEMGKEIDAACGQLRRKVLGD from the coding sequence ATGGTGCCTGATAAATCTGATCTATTCGGCCTGTTTGCCGACGAAATCGCAGCTAAAATAAAGCCTTTGGGGTTAGAAAAATACCGGGGACAGCAAATTGCCGAATGGATGTATTTACGCGGTGTAAATACATTTGCGGATATGACGAATATACCAAAGGCTAAACGATTATTATTAGACAGTAACTTCATTATTGGCAGCGTATCGGTCATAGCCGAACAACACTCGGCCGACGGTCTTACAAGCAAATTCCTGCTGTCATTTGCTGATGATCTGGCTGTTGAAACTGTACTTATGCGGCAACCATATGGGAATAGTGTGTGTGTCTCCTCGCAGGTGGGGTGCGCTATGGGATGTACGTTTTGCGCTTCAACATTGTCAGGAGTAGCCAGAAATTTATCAGGAGGAGAAATACTTTCTCAGGTTTTGTATGTAAACCATTTGCTCGCCCAGCAGCAAGAAAAAGTTGATTCAATAGTGATAATGGGTGCAGGAGAACCTCTGGCCAACTATGACAATGTCCTCCGCTTCATCCGATTATTGCATGAAAAATATTGCTTAAATCTAAGTTACCGTAGTATCACACTATCTACAGCGGGTCTTACTCCGGAAATAGACCGCCTGGGTAATGAAGGTCTGCCAATAACTTTATCAATATCACTGCACGCACCCAATAATAAACTTCGTTCTCAGCTTATGCCAATAAATAACAGATATCCGATTGAATCTTTGCTTGCCGCAGCCGACAGATATGTAAACAGGACTGGAAGACGCATAACATATGAGTACATACTTATTAAAGGTGTAAATGATCGCCCTGGGCACGCCAGAGATTTAGCCCGCATTTTAAAAGGGAAACTAGCCAATGTAAATCTTATACCTGTCAATCCAGTTCCCGAGCGCGGCTTACTCCGTCCCTATGCAAGTGAAATAACGTGTTTCGAGCAAATACTGCAAGAGAAATATATTAACGTTTCAATTCGAAAAGAAATGGGAAAAGAGATTGACGCGGCTTGCGGACAACTTAGACGCAAAGTACTAGGGGATTAA
- a CDS encoding FhaA domain-containing protein: MKFVRNLENFFEKYIEGFFNKYMSSGLQPVEIARELIRRMEDDRMVGVSHIFVPNYYAVYVSAEEYKRIESYLQTVCQELTEYLYAEAGSKGYTFVGNPQVEILVEELLEKHSFSVVTKFTEALPIDNESCSCKVKKSEGKEDTRIFNKFDLPLADFTKKTLLHGVLTVSEGLDTGLSVDITAGRVNIGRRESNELPLSDMNTSRLHAYVIYEDNHHIILDAKSLNGTYVNNHRVYRKTLKDGDRIKVGNTVIVYGVK; this comes from the coding sequence TTGAAATTTGTCCGTAATCTGGAAAATTTTTTTGAAAAATACATAGAAGGATTTTTTAATAAGTATATGTCAAGCGGTTTACAACCGGTTGAAATTGCCAGAGAACTCATACGCCGTATGGAAGATGACCGGATGGTAGGGGTGTCCCACATCTTTGTTCCAAATTACTATGCTGTTTACGTAAGTGCTGAAGAATACAAGCGCATTGAATCTTACCTCCAAACAGTTTGCCAGGAACTAACTGAGTATTTATATGCGGAAGCCGGATCAAAAGGCTATACATTTGTTGGTAATCCCCAAGTTGAGATACTTGTGGAAGAGCTTTTGGAAAAGCATTCGTTTTCAGTTGTCACCAAATTTACCGAGGCTTTGCCAATCGATAACGAAAGCTGTAGCTGTAAGGTAAAAAAAAGTGAAGGCAAAGAAGATACGCGCATATTTAATAAATTCGACCTGCCACTTGCTGATTTTACCAAAAAAACTTTATTACATGGAGTGCTTACGGTATCCGAAGGCCTCGATACCGGCCTTTCAGTAGACATAACTGCTGGCCGGGTGAATATTGGCCGCCGTGAATCAAACGAATTGCCTTTAAGTGATATGAATACATCTCGTTTACATGCTTACGTCATATATGAAGACAACCATCATATCATACTTGATGCTAAAAGTCTTAACGGTACTTATGTTAATAACCATCGTGTCTACCGCAAAACTTTAAAAGATGGCGATAGAATCAAAGTAGGCAATACCGTCATTGTTTATGGGGTGAAGTGA
- a CDS encoding FHA domain-containing protein has product MMQYGLVMLLYYFLYRVLKVVSLDILKGYNNYNQSTTESNAQPAKIVVVEDAQKKLSQPVFDLTDSMTIGRGAYNDIVINDSFVSHEHACISRLRDQYLLTDLNSTNGTLLNGRKVEEDIVLLSGDQIKIGAVIFKFVR; this is encoded by the coding sequence ATGATGCAGTACGGTTTAGTGATGTTGCTTTATTACTTCCTTTACCGGGTACTAAAGGTTGTCTCACTAGATATCTTAAAAGGTTATAATAATTATAATCAATCAACTACAGAAAGTAATGCCCAGCCAGCTAAAATTGTTGTGGTAGAAGACGCTCAAAAAAAACTGTCACAACCGGTCTTTGATCTTACAGATAGTATGACGATTGGCCGCGGCGCTTATAATGACATAGTTATTAATGATTCTTTTGTTTCCCATGAACACGCTTGTATTTCCAGATTGAGAGACCAATACTTATTGACTGACTTGAATAGTACAAATGGCACACTGCTTAATGGACGAAAAGTGGAAGAAGATATCGTGCTTTTGAGTGGCGACCAAATTAAAATCGGAGCAGTTATTTTTAAATTCGTGAGGTGA
- a CDS encoding Stp1/IreP family PP2C-type Ser/Thr phosphatase yields the protein MLAYAGTDIGLLRKTNEDSYIYSPPHLFVVADGMGGHVAGEIASNLGANTINEYIKKCSNISEWEQVLLSAIAHANMMIYQMAQCKIECSGMGTTITSIYIDNKDVYWGHVGDSRLYFIRNNRLQQITTDHSLVWELVQSGSITNEEAQVHPHRNILTRAVGTSEEIRIDTGKLEWRQGDSLLLCTDGLTNMVSENTIQETINMHPADAEAVVNALIQRANLSGGHDNITVIYIYYEK from the coding sequence TTGCTGGCATATGCAGGAACAGACATTGGGCTGTTGAGAAAGACCAATGAAGATAGTTATATTTATTCCCCGCCACATTTATTTGTGGTTGCTGACGGTATGGGTGGGCATGTCGCAGGTGAAATCGCCAGCAATTTAGGTGCTAATACGATAAACGAGTATATAAAAAAATGTTCTAACATATCGGAGTGGGAACAGGTACTTCTGTCAGCCATTGCCCATGCCAACATGATGATTTATCAAATGGCACAGTGTAAAATTGAGTGTTCCGGCATGGGAACAACAATCACGTCAATTTATATTGATAATAAGGATGTATATTGGGGCCATGTTGGAGATAGCCGCCTATATTTCATTCGTAATAACCGGCTGCAACAAATTACAACCGACCATTCTCTGGTATGGGAATTAGTACAAAGCGGCAGTATCACAAATGAAGAGGCTCAAGTTCATCCTCACCGTAACATACTCACCCGGGCAGTCGGCACCAGTGAAGAAATCCGTATAGATACGGGTAAGCTGGAGTGGCGGCAAGGCGATAGCTTGCTTCTTTGCACCGACGGACTTACAAACATGGTAAGTGAAAATACGATTCAAGAGACAATAAACATGCATCCGGCGGATGCCGAGGCAGTCGTTAACGCTCTTATCCAACGCGCCAATCTATCAGGCGGCCATGATAATATTACGGTTATTTATATTTATTATGAGAAATAA